A single genomic interval of Labeo rohita strain BAU-BD-2019 chromosome 13, IGBB_LRoh.1.0, whole genome shotgun sequence harbors:
- the emx1 gene encoding homeobox protein EMX1 translates to MFSATGKRCFTIESLVAKESPLTPEDPIRPTALSYTAPPDSFLNGYQSPAGRALYPNPELVFSETVNHAPLSMHPHQLGSTHLQHPHFFGTQHREPLNFYPWVLRNRFFGHRFQGNDVSQDTLLLHGPFARKPKRIRTAFSPSQLLRLERAFEKNHYVVGAERKQLANSLSLSETQVKVWFQNRRTKYKRQKLEEEGPECTQKKKGNHHINRWRIATKQTGSEDIDVMSDA, encoded by the exons ATGTTCTCGGCAACGGGAAAGCGTTGTTTTACCATTGAGTCTTTGGTGGCGAAGGAAAGCCCCTTAACACCAGAAGACCCTATTCGCCCTACCGCCCTAAGCTACACGGCGCCTCCTGACAGTTTTCTTAACGGCTATCAAAGCCCCGCAGGCCGTGCGCTCTATCCAAACCCCGAACTGGTGTTTTCGGAGACTGTGAACCATGCACCTCTTAGCATGCACCCACACCAGCTCGGCAGCACACACCTCCAGCACCCGCACTTCTTTGGCACGCAGCACCGTGAACCACTGAATTTCTATCCGTGGGTCTTAAGGAACAGGTTTTTTGGCCATCGGTTTCAAG gcAACGACGTCTCACAGGACACGCTGTTACTACACGGCCCATTTGCTAGGAAGCCCAAGCGGATCCGCACCGCGTTCTCGCCCTCTCAGCTGCTGCGCCTGGAGCGAGCCTTCGAGAAGAACCATTATGTAGTCGGAGCCGAACGGAAACAGCTCGCTAACAGCCTCAGTCTATCTGAGACTCAG GTGAAAGTGTGGTTCCAGAACCGCAGGACCAAGTATAAGAGGCAGAAACTGGAGGAAGAGGGCCCAGAGTGCACACAGAAGAAGAAGGGAAACCACCACATTAACCGCTGGAGAATTGCCACCAAACAGACCGGATCTGAGGACATAGATGTCATGTCTGACGCCTAA